A genomic window from Chloroflexota bacterium includes:
- a CDS encoding Gfo/Idh/MocA family oxidoreductase: MKQLLQNLRTGETSVADVPPPTCKQGTALVRTAASLVSAGTERMVVEFAEKNLVGKARSRPDLVRQIIDKARREGVLTTVDATFNRLDQPMPLGYSSAGTIISVGEDLQGFKVGDRVACAGGGYAVHAEYAVVPKNLLTHLPDHVDFETAAFATLGAIALHGFRLSESQLGERVAVIGLGILGLLAAGIASAAGCKVLGIDLDPRRVALAESMGFEAVLRDQAVETARKCSRGHGCDAALICADTSSDDPVNLAGELARDRANVVAIGAVGLNIPRKLYFEKELSFINSRSYGPGRYDAKYEEKGCDYPIGYVRWTEGRNLEAFVDLLAEDRLQVKPLVTHRFSIEDAPEAYELITGKREENFLGVLLTYPQDDVGVEGFKFKVANEAPVNLQSSTFNSRLSSCNLGVFGAGNFASAVMLPAVKKISGMNLVGIVSGSGLSAHHAARKFNFNYATDDETRILNDPDINTVAILTRHHLHADQVIAALQAGKHVFVEKPLAINREQLSAIKAQLVKTENTLLTAGYNRRFAPLAQQLAAFIADRKEPLVAHYRVNAGYIPLTHWLHDPAEGGGRIIGEGCHFVDFLIFLVGQTPVSVTAHTIPEDGRYLEDNIVITYTFPDGSLGTLTYLANGDKAFPKERVEVFASGRVAVLDDFRALEMVQNGSRKLVRSRFRQDKGHRAIWEAFSHAITQSGPPPIPYEQIFGVTEATFAAVMALRTRKTIEIGSEVECPDCP, translated from the coding sequence ATGAAACAATTATTGCAAAATCTTCGCACGGGTGAAACTTCTGTTGCCGATGTGCCGCCGCCTACTTGCAAGCAAGGGACTGCGCTCGTGCGCACGGCGGCTTCGCTGGTCTCGGCTGGAACTGAGCGCATGGTTGTTGAGTTCGCCGAGAAAAATCTGGTGGGCAAAGCTCGTTCACGGCCCGATTTGGTGCGCCAGATCATCGACAAAGCACGCCGGGAGGGCGTGCTGACAACGGTGGATGCGACTTTTAATCGTCTCGATCAACCAATGCCTTTGGGCTATTCTTCGGCAGGGACGATCATTTCCGTTGGGGAAGATTTGCAAGGTTTTAAGGTGGGCGATCGCGTGGCCTGTGCGGGTGGCGGATATGCCGTCCACGCGGAGTATGCGGTTGTGCCGAAAAACCTACTCACGCATTTGCCCGATCATGTCGATTTCGAAACCGCGGCGTTTGCCACCTTGGGCGCAATTGCTTTGCATGGTTTCCGCCTCTCGGAGAGTCAACTTGGGGAGCGTGTGGCTGTGATTGGCCTGGGAATTTTGGGATTATTGGCAGCCGGGATTGCCTCCGCGGCGGGCTGCAAAGTATTGGGGATCGATCTCGACCCGCGCCGTGTGGCGTTGGCGGAAAGCATGGGGTTTGAAGCTGTACTGCGCGATCAGGCGGTAGAGACGGCGCGCAAATGCTCCCGCGGTCATGGCTGCGATGCAGCGTTAATCTGCGCTGATACATCTTCAGATGATCCCGTTAATTTGGCTGGTGAGTTGGCTCGTGACCGAGCTAACGTGGTGGCGATTGGCGCAGTAGGATTGAATATTCCCCGCAAGCTGTATTTTGAAAAGGAATTGAGCTTTATCAATTCGCGTTCTTACGGTCCTGGGCGTTATGATGCCAAATATGAAGAGAAGGGCTGCGATTACCCCATCGGCTATGTGCGCTGGACCGAAGGCCGTAATCTGGAAGCCTTTGTTGATTTGCTGGCTGAAGACCGCTTGCAGGTAAAACCGCTGGTGACGCACAGATTTTCGATTGAAGACGCGCCCGAAGCCTACGAGTTGATTACTGGGAAAAGAGAAGAGAATTTTCTGGGTGTTTTGCTGACCTATCCGCAAGATGATGTAGGCGTTGAAGGTTTCAAGTTTAAGGTTGCCAACGAAGCGCCTGTGAACCTTCAATCTTCAACCTTCAATTCTCGACTCTCATCGTGTAACCTGGGTGTTTTTGGCGCGGGTAATTTTGCCAGTGCTGTTATGCTCCCGGCGGTTAAGAAAATTTCCGGCATGAATCTTGTTGGCATTGTTTCGGGTTCGGGTTTGAGCGCCCATCACGCCGCCCGAAAATTTAATTTCAATTACGCTACCGATGATGAAACCCGCATTCTCAACGATCCCGATATCAATACGGTTGCCATCCTTACCCGGCACCATCTCCATGCCGATCAGGTCATCGCCGCGCTACAAGCGGGCAAACACGTCTTTGTTGAAAAGCCATTAGCCATCAATCGCGAGCAGTTATCCGCGATCAAAGCACAATTAGTCAAAACCGAAAATACGTTACTGACGGCTGGGTATAATCGACGATTTGCGCCGCTGGCACAGCAGCTTGCCGCATTTATTGCAGACCGCAAAGAGCCGCTCGTGGCGCATTACCGCGTCAATGCCGGGTATATTCCACTAACGCACTGGCTGCACGATCCGGCTGAAGGCGGCGGACGCATTATTGGCGAAGGCTGTCACTTTGTCGATTTTCTTATTTTTCTGGTGGGTCAAACCCCGGTCTCGGTGACCGCGCACACCATTCCTGAAGATGGTCGCTACCTTGAAGATAATATTGTCATCACCTACACCTTCCCGGACGGTTCACTGGGTACACTTACCTATCTGGCAAACGGGGATAAAGCGTTTCCAAAAGAACGTGTCGAAGTCTTTGCTAGCGGGCGTGTCGCCGTGTTGGATGATTTCCGTGCGCTAGAGATGGTGCAAAATGGCTCGCGCAAACTGGTACGTTCGCGCTTCCGTCAAGATAAAGGTCACCGTGCTATCTGGGAAGCCTTCAGTCATGCAATTACGCAGAGCGGTCCGCCTCCCATCCCATACGAACAAATCTTTGGCGTCACCGAAGCCACCTTCGCCGCGGTTATGGCGTTACGCACGCGTAAAACCATCGAAATTGGCAGTGAGGTCGAATGCCCCGACTGCCCCTGA
- a CDS encoding aminopeptidase, with translation MSDPRIEKFAHILVNHSAKIQPGDRVLIEASTAAAPLVKALYANILERGGHPHLQLDFPDQAAVFYTHANQAQLDFTPTFRKLAYDDFESRIRIHSETNPRALTDISPDKQARHQKALASILAAQMRRGAAKEFKWVTTLYPTEAYAEEAKMDYESYKDFIYQACFADENTPDPVAAWKEFETRQQKIIQQIEGHDKVELRGPNVDLTLSIQGRTFKNSFGEHNMPDGEIYTGPVESSLNGWVRYTYPAITGGRVVEGVELTFEEGRVTKATAQTNQGFLNEMLNTDPGARYIGEFAIGTNYNIDRFIGHILFDEKIGGTFHMALGAGYPETGSQNKSAIHWDMICDLQHDSEILVDGELVYKNGQFTI, from the coding sequence TTGTCAGACCCACGCATTGAAAAATTCGCCCACATACTGGTCAACCACTCCGCCAAAATACAACCCGGAGACCGCGTGCTGATCGAAGCTTCCACCGCGGCCGCACCGCTGGTCAAAGCACTCTACGCCAATATCCTTGAGCGCGGCGGGCATCCACATTTGCAACTCGATTTTCCCGATCAGGCGGCTGTTTTTTATACGCACGCCAACCAGGCCCAGCTCGACTTCACCCCCACCTTCCGCAAACTGGCTTATGACGATTTCGAATCGCGCATCCGTATTCATTCCGAAACCAACCCGCGGGCATTGACCGACATCTCGCCCGACAAGCAAGCACGCCATCAAAAGGCGCTGGCTTCCATTCTGGCCGCTCAAATGCGGCGCGGCGCGGCCAAAGAATTCAAATGGGTTACGACACTTTATCCCACCGAAGCTTACGCCGAAGAAGCCAAAATGGACTATGAGTCCTATAAGGATTTTATCTATCAGGCCTGCTTTGCCGATGAAAATACCCCCGACCCTGTGGCAGCCTGGAAAGAATTTGAAACCCGGCAGCAGAAAATTATTCAGCAGATTGAAGGGCATGACAAAGTGGAATTACGCGGCCCGAATGTAGATTTGACGCTCTCGATCCAGGGACGCACGTTCAAAAATTCGTTTGGGGAACATAATATGCCCGATGGAGAGATTTACACCGGCCCGGTGGAATCATCGCTTAATGGGTGGGTGCGCTACACCTACCCTGCAATCACGGGTGGGCGCGTGGTCGAAGGCGTGGAACTCACCTTCGAAGAGGGCCGCGTGACAAAAGCCACTGCCCAAACCAACCAGGGTTTCCTCAACGAGATGCTCAATACCGACCCTGGGGCGCGTTATATCGGCGAATTCGCCATTGGCACCAACTATAATATTGACCGTTTCATCGGTCACATTCTCTTTGACGAGAAAATCGGCGGCACCTTCCATATGGCTCTGGGCGCGGGCTACCCGGAAACTGGCAGCCAAAACAAAAGCGCCATTCACTGGGATATGATCTGCGATTTACAACACGATTCAGAAATTCTAGTAGACGGTGAACTCGTCTATAAAAACGGTCAATTCACCATTTAA
- a CDS encoding DUF2179 domain-containing protein gives MVFDFGPQALLGALLIFSLRVSDMSLDTLRVLFVMRGRKVAAWILGFFQSGIFVLAITSVLSNLDNPLNIIGYASGFATGNVVGMLIEERLAVGHTHLSIVSPRRGAAIIERLRGEGYAVTEIPARGKDGMVTLISCSVRRKSVVAVDRIVREVDETAFVTAEDVRPVLRGFWRS, from the coding sequence ATGGTATTTGACTTTGGCCCCCAGGCATTACTGGGCGCGCTGCTGATATTTTCGTTGCGCGTTTCCGACATGAGTTTGGATACCTTGCGCGTGCTATTTGTGATGCGCGGGCGTAAAGTTGCAGCCTGGATTCTTGGATTTTTCCAGTCGGGTATTTTTGTACTGGCGATTACGTCCGTACTCAGCAATCTGGATAACCCTCTGAATATTATTGGTTATGCTTCGGGGTTTGCCACGGGTAACGTGGTGGGCATGTTAATTGAAGAGCGTCTGGCTGTAGGGCATACGCACCTGAGCATTGTCAGTCCGCGGCGCGGCGCTGCCATTATTGAGCGTCTTCGTGGTGAGGGTTACGCCGTAACTGAAATTCCAGCGCGCGGCAAGGATGGCATGGTCACACTGATTAGTTGCAGTGTGCGTCGCAAAAGTGTCGTCGCAGTGGATCGAATTGTACGAGAAGTCGATGAAACAGCCTTTGTGACGGCTGAAGACGTGCGCCCTGTTTTGCGGGGATTTTGGCGGTCTTAA
- the tsaD gene encoding tRNA (adenosine(37)-N6)-threonylcarbamoyltransferase complex transferase subunit TsaD, whose protein sequence is MRILGIETSCDETAAAVVENGRVILSSAVASQIDLHAQYGGVFPEVASRQHIRSIYPIINAALRDAHISLQEVDGIAVTRGPGLPGSLVVGINAAKGLSLGSGLPLLGINHLEGHLYSAWLHNQGADLPTEPQFPLLALIVSGGHTELVLMDAHHSYRRLGATLDDAAGEAFDKVARLLGLAYPGGPAIQRAAADGDPQAQKLPRAWLPGTWNFSFSGLKTAVLRLVRELEANGEELPVADVAASFQEAVVDVLAQKMFAAAEEFGAKELLVAGGVSANKALRERILTEAKLPVHIPHISLCTDNAAMIAGAGCFRFSSGRRDALDMDAMPNWPLSELE, encoded by the coding sequence ATCCGAATTTTAGGCATTGAAACCTCCTGTGATGAAACCGCCGCTGCGGTGGTTGAGAATGGGCGCGTGATTTTATCGAGCGCAGTAGCTTCGCAGATTGATTTGCACGCCCAGTATGGTGGCGTTTTCCCCGAAGTGGCCTCGCGCCAGCATATTCGCAGCATATACCCGATTATCAACGCCGCGCTGCGGGATGCGCACATCTCTTTGCAAGAAGTGGATGGAATCGCTGTGACGCGCGGGCCGGGCTTACCTGGCTCGTTGGTGGTCGGCATCAACGCTGCCAAGGGTTTGTCCTTGGGGAGTGGCTTGCCTCTATTGGGAATCAACCATCTTGAAGGGCATCTGTACTCAGCGTGGCTGCACAACCAGGGCGCAGACCTGCCCACTGAGCCGCAATTTCCATTGCTGGCGCTGATCGTTTCGGGCGGGCACACCGAATTGGTTTTGATGGACGCCCACCACAGCTACCGGCGCTTAGGTGCGACGCTCGATGATGCTGCCGGAGAAGCCTTCGACAAAGTAGCGCGCCTGCTAGGGTTGGCCTACCCGGGTGGCCCAGCGATTCAACGCGCCGCGGCAGATGGCGACCCGCAGGCGCAGAAACTGCCGCGTGCCTGGCTGCCGGGCACCTGGAATTTCTCGTTCAGCGGCCTGAAAACCGCGGTGCTGCGTCTGGTGCGCGAACTTGAAGCTAACGGTGAAGAACTCCCGGTAGCGGATGTGGCCGCCAGTTTTCAGGAAGCAGTGGTAGATGTGCTGGCGCAAAAGATGTTTGCTGCTGCCGAAGAATTTGGCGCCAAAGAATTACTGGTGGCGGGCGGGGTTTCGGCCAACAAAGCCCTGCGTGAACGAATTTTAACGGAAGCCAAGCTCCCGGTGCATATTCCGCATATCTCACTATGCACCGATAATGCTGCCATGATCGCTGGGGCAGGCTGTTTTCGGTTTAGCTCCGGTCGACGCGATGCGCTGGATATGGATGCGATGCCGAATTGGCCGCTTTCGGAACTGGAATAG
- a CDS encoding aminopeptidase P family protein, which produces MKSDLDRLMQEKNIDAILVTGPAQHNPAMYYMTGGGHLTSADLIKARGKAPVLFYNPMERDEAAATGLQTKNLTDYNLKELLKQTDGDTVRAVALRYKQMLSEHGLTAGRMALYGKMDVGAGYALFAALQKIMPDLEIVPETSRDSLLLQAMATKDEAEIAHIRQMGQITTEIVGRVAEFLGAQKAKNEVLVQPDGQPWTIGDVKRRINLWLAELGAENPEGTIFAIGRDAGVPHSSGTVSDLLRLGQTIVFDIFPCQAGGGYYYDFTRTWCLGYAPDAAQALYDDVYAVYQKVMGELQVNASFAQYQDRTCELFEAQGHPTIKSNDSLQEGYVHSLGHGLGLHVHERPWAGSNASQADTLAPGVVVTIEPGLYYPEKGMGCRLEDTVYVTGDGKMEILADFPLDLVIPIKR; this is translated from the coding sequence ATGAAGTCCGACCTTGACCGTTTGATGCAAGAAAAAAATATCGATGCCATACTTGTCACTGGCCCGGCGCAGCACAACCCGGCCATGTATTATATGACCGGCGGCGGGCATCTCACCAGCGCCGATTTGATTAAAGCGCGCGGAAAAGCCCCTGTGCTATTCTACAACCCCATGGAGCGCGACGAAGCCGCCGCCACCGGATTGCAGACAAAAAATCTGACCGACTACAATTTAAAAGAATTGCTCAAACAAACCGATGGTGATACTGTTCGTGCGGTGGCGCTGCGCTACAAACAAATGCTCTCCGAACACGGCCTGACTGCCGGGCGCATGGCACTTTACGGCAAGATGGATGTGGGCGCGGGTTATGCACTCTTTGCCGCCTTGCAGAAAATAATGCCAGATTTAGAAATTGTGCCTGAAACTTCGCGCGATTCGTTATTGCTGCAAGCCATGGCAACCAAAGACGAAGCCGAGATCGCACATATTCGTCAGATGGGGCAAATCACCACCGAAATCGTCGGGCGAGTGGCCGAGTTTCTTGGCGCACAAAAGGCCAAAAACGAAGTTTTGGTGCAGCCCGATGGACAGCCGTGGACGATTGGGGATGTCAAGCGACGCATCAACCTGTGGCTGGCTGAATTGGGCGCAGAAAATCCCGAGGGCACCATCTTCGCCATTGGGCGCGATGCTGGCGTGCCGCACAGTTCTGGTACGGTCAGCGATCTGCTGCGTCTGGGACAGACTATCGTCTTTGATATTTTCCCCTGTCAGGCTGGCGGCGGCTACTATTACGATTTCACGCGTACCTGGTGTTTGGGCTACGCCCCTGATGCCGCGCAGGCCCTCTATGATGATGTCTACGCCGTTTACCAAAAGGTGATGGGTGAGTTGCAGGTTAATGCCTCCTTTGCGCAGTATCAGGATCGTACTTGCGAACTTTTTGAAGCACAAGGGCACCCGACGATCAAGTCAAACGATTCTTTGCAGGAAGGCTATGTCCACAGTCTGGGGCATGGGCTGGGACTGCATGTGCATGAGCGCCCCTGGGCTGGGAGCAATGCCTCCCAAGCAGACACCCTTGCCCCGGGGGTCGTTGTCACCATCGAGCCGGGGCTATATTATCCCGAAAAAGGCATGGGCTGCCGCCTGGAAGATACAGTCTATGTAACCGGCGATGGCAAGATGGAAATTTTGGCCGATTTTCCGCTCGATTTGGTCATTCCAATTAAACGTTAG
- a CDS encoding GxxExxY protein, with amino-acid sequence MTSTTSEIVEKELSYIVMQAAHAVHNSLGPGFLESIYERALAIELQLLGHAIEQQRIVKVSYRDQIVGEHRIDLVVDGKIILELKAVSEIIPIHKQQALSYLRATRMPLAIVINFGVRRVQAARVVNTKRD; translated from the coding sequence ATGACATCTACAACATCTGAAATTGTCGAAAAAGAATTATCATACATTGTTATGCAGGCAGCGCATGCTGTTCATAACTCTTTGGGACCGGGATTTTTAGAATCGATCTATGAACGCGCGCTGGCAATAGAACTTCAGTTACTGGGACATGCAATTGAGCAACAGCGAATTGTCAAGGTCAGCTATCGTGACCAAATCGTCGGCGAACATCGCATTGATCTGGTTGTTGACGGAAAAATCATCCTGGAATTGAAGGCTGTATCAGAAATTATTCCTATTCACAAACAACAGGCGCTTTCGTATTTAAGAGCAACGAGAATGCCTCTAGCGATTGTGATTAATTTTGGTGTACGAAGAGTTCAAGCGGCGCGAGTTGTAAATACAAAACGTGATTAG
- a CDS encoding L-seryl-tRNA(Sec) selenium transferase has translation MTSDLRNLPSIDKLLNESQPQAWISEYGRSLTLDALRIVLDDVRKSVLDGGALPEVDSILGDAEAKLQNWVAPTLIGLINASGVIVHTNLGRAPLSAAALAAAQSVSTSYSNLEYDLDKGQRGSRLAHAAALLTRLTGAEDALVVNNNAAAVLLALSALAQRRRVLIARSQLVEIGGGFRIPDVMKQSGAKLVEIGATNRVHLRDYQQAIDEQPIKLVMRAHRSNFAIVGFTTEPTLAEIVGVARSVQIPVLDDLGSGTLIDTAQYGLLHEPTVQESLAAGADLVCFSGDKLLGGPQAGIIVGRGDLVAKLKKHPLARAVRADKLALAALSATLLHYLKDEAESEIPVWGMISASQPELQARAQSWVAHLGHGTVVPGESTVGGGSLPGESLPTSLLALDHPHPDKLMQKLRALPTPIIGRIQDGKAVFDPRTVLPNQEKMLLDSLYDIYNI, from the coding sequence ATGACTTCCGATCTGCGAAATCTTCCTTCGATTGATAAATTACTGAATGAATCCCAGCCGCAGGCGTGGATTTCTGAATATGGCCGTTCACTTACCTTAGATGCTTTACGAATAGTTTTGGATGATGTGCGAAAATCCGTTCTCGATGGGGGCGCCTTGCCTGAGGTGGATTCTATCCTCGGAGATGCTGAAGCGAAACTGCAAAATTGGGTTGCACCTACCCTAATTGGCCTGATCAACGCCTCGGGTGTGATTGTGCATACTAATTTGGGTCGCGCCCCTTTGAGTGCCGCGGCCCTCGCGGCGGCGCAATCGGTCTCGACGAGCTACTCGAATCTGGAATACGATCTCGACAAGGGCCAGCGTGGTTCGCGCCTGGCTCACGCCGCCGCGCTGCTAACGCGCCTCACCGGTGCAGAAGATGCTCTGGTGGTCAACAATAACGCTGCTGCCGTGCTGCTGGCGCTGAGCGCTCTGGCGCAGCGCCGCCGCGTGCTGATTGCCCGCTCGCAACTGGTCGAAATTGGCGGCGGCTTCCGTATCCCTGATGTGATGAAGCAATCCGGCGCAAAATTGGTCGAGATTGGCGCTACCAACCGTGTGCATCTGCGCGATTATCAGCAAGCCATCGACGAACAGCCCATTAAACTGGTGATGCGCGCCCATCGCTCCAATTTTGCCATCGTTGGTTTTACCACCGAACCTACTCTGGCCGAAATTGTGGGTGTGGCGCGTTCTGTTCAAATTCCTGTGTTGGACGATCTTGGCTCCGGCACGCTGATCGATACGGCCCAATATGGCCTGCTGCACGAACCCACCGTTCAGGAATCGTTGGCCGCTGGCGCCGATCTGGTCTGTTTTTCGGGTGATAAATTGCTCGGCGGGCCGCAGGCCGGCATTATCGTGGGGCGCGGTGATCTGGTTGCCAAACTCAAAAAACACCCTTTGGCGCGGGCTGTGCGCGCCGATAAACTGGCATTGGCGGCGCTCTCGGCAACGTTGTTGCACTATCTGAAAGATGAAGCCGAAAGCGAGATTCCCGTTTGGGGCATGATTTCCGCATCCCAGCCTGAACTACAAGCACGCGCCCAGAGTTGGGTTGCCCATCTCGGGCATGGTACGGTCGTCCCCGGCGAATCCACTGTGGGCGGCGGCAGCCTTCCAGGCGAATCCCTGCCGACTTCGTTGCTGGCGCTCGATCACCCTCACCCCGATAAATTGATGCAAAAATTGCGCGCTTTGCCTACACCCATTATTGGTCGCATTCAGGATGGCAAAGCCGTCTTTGACCCGCGCACGGTTTTACCGAATCAGGAAAAAATGCTGTTGGATTCTTTATATGACATCTACAACATCTGA
- a CDS encoding polysaccharide deacetylase family protein: protein MLPRIVQILAITTPTLLLIFGALVWLNPEWLIPRLRRSSPEVLYSIETQQPIVAMTIDDGPDAEDSQKILRVLNEYDAHATFFVITDHISGNEGILRQMIAEGHELGNHLTADEPSIQLPIDVFEDKLLQADRVLSQYAETHWLRPGSGWYNDEMLEVIAEYDYQCVLGSVYPYDPQINIHWFSAFYVLWKIKPGSVIILHDHGTRGARTAKALEIILPALARRGYQVVTLSELVDRNGSHP from the coding sequence ATGCTCCCTCGAATTGTGCAAATTCTAGCGATAACAACCCCAACGCTTCTTCTTATCTTTGGCGCGCTGGTCTGGTTGAATCCAGAGTGGCTGATTCCTCGTTTACGGCGCAGTTCGCCAGAAGTGCTATATTCTATAGAAACCCAACAACCGATTGTGGCAATGACGATTGATGACGGTCCCGATGCCGAAGATTCTCAAAAAATTTTGCGCGTCCTCAACGAGTATGATGCTCACGCCACATTCTTCGTCATTACCGATCATATTTCAGGTAACGAAGGCATACTCAGACAAATGATCGCCGAGGGGCACGAACTGGGCAATCATCTAACTGCCGATGAACCAAGTATCCAGCTTCCGATAGATGTATTTGAGGATAAATTGCTCCAGGCCGACCGCGTCCTCTCGCAATATGCTGAAACGCACTGGCTGCGTCCCGGTTCGGGCTGGTATAACGATGAGATGTTGGAAGTGATCGCGGAATACGATTATCAATGCGTTCTGGGTTCGGTGTATCCTTATGACCCGCAAATTAATATCCATTGGTTTTCGGCTTTTTACGTCTTGTGGAAAATAAAACCCGGTTCGGTCATCATTCTTCACGATCACGGCACGCGTGGCGCACGCACGGCCAAAGCGTTGGAAATTATCCTGCCCGCGTTGGCGCGCCGCGGCTATCAGGTGGTGACATTGTCTGAATTGGTGGACCGAAATGGCAGCCACCCCTAA